From one Humulus lupulus chromosome 8, drHumLupu1.1, whole genome shotgun sequence genomic stretch:
- the LOC133798010 gene encoding nuclear poly(A) polymerase 1-like encodes MANPGLSNRDNRQRLGITEPISLGGPTEYDVMKTKEVEKYLQDAGLYESQEEAVGREEVLGRLDQIVKVWVKTISRAKGLNEQLVQEANAKIFTSGSYRLGVHGPGADIDTLCVGPRYATREEDFFGELHRMLAEMPEVTELHPVPDAHVPVLKFKFGGVSIDLLYAKLPLWVIPEELDISNYSILENVDEQTVRSLNGCRVTDLILQLVPNIQNFRTTLRIIRLWAKNRGVYSNVSGFLGGINWALLVARICQLYPNALPNMLVSRFFRVYTQWRWPNPIMLCNIEEGGSLSLQVWNPRRNRKDRYHLMPIITPAYPSMNSSYNVSSSTLRIMSKEFQRGSEICEAMESNKADWDTLFETFPFFEAYNNYLQIDISAKNADDSRNWKGWVESRLRQLTLKIERHTYNMLQCHPHTGGFSDKSKPFHCSYFMGLQRKQGVSANEGGIFDIRATVDEFKQAVNVYTLWKPGMEIRVCHVKKKNIPDFVFPAGVCPPCPSKLARALELKASSGRKRKRPDNDVENKTSVNSVAPFGGDVLDTSSPTSTANIPSQNGNHNSEVSSSSSLPTKTSLEIVAHASSSIVAEKMDIEEVMLGSYAPHQAVLEELEDVLEHRNKVTCESSMKNEPGVLVTSLCGTGSYSNGGLEELEPSAPVSKGCYASIPQRKPIIRLRFTSLAKTIT; translated from the exons atggCAAACCCGGGATTAAGTAACAGGGATAACCGGCAGCGTTTGGGCATTACAGAGCCCATCTCATTGGGTGGCCCAACAGAATACGATGTGATGAAAACGAAGGAGGTTGAAAAg TATTTGCAAGATGCTGGATTGTACGAGAGTCAGGAAGAGGCTGTTGGTAGGGAGGAGGTGCTTGGCAGACTAGACCAG ATTGTGAAAGTATGGGTCAAAACGATTAGTCGGGCTAAGGGTTTGAATGAGCAACTGGTGCAAGAAGCGAATGCAAAGATTTTCACATCCGGTTCTTATCGATTAGGG GTGCATGGCCCAGGTGCAGATATAGACACTCTCTGTGTTGGACCCAGATATGCAACAAGAGAA GAGGATTTCTTTGGTGAACTACATAGAATGCTAGCAGAGATGCCTGAAGTTACAGAATTGCACCCGGTGCCTGATGCTCATGTTCCAGTGCTGAAGTTTAAGTTTGGTGGGGTTTCCATAGATTTACTCTATGCTAAACTGCCACTCTGGGTTATTCCTGAA GAATTAGATATATCAAACTATTCTATACTAGAAAATGTAGATGAACAGACCGTTCGCAGTCTGAATGGGTGTAGGGTCACTGACCTAATTCTGCAATTGGTTCCAAACATCCAG AATTTCCGCACTACTCTGAGGATCATCAGATTGTGGGCAAAAAATCGCGGTGTTTATTCTAAT GTTTCTGGATTTCTGGGTGGGATAAATTGGGCATTGCTTGTTGCTCGGATTTGCCAATTATATCCTAATGCATTGCCTAATATGTTAGTATCTCGGTTCTTTAGAGTGTATACTCAATGGCGGTGGCCCAACCCAATTATGTTGTGCAACATTGAAGAAGGAGGATCTCTTAGTCTTCAAGTTTGGAATCCTAGAAGAAATCGAAAAGATAGATATCATCTAATGCCAATAATTACTCCGGCTTATCCTTCTATGAATTCCAGCTACAACGTCTCGTCAAGTACTTTACGAATTATGTCAAAAGAATTTCAGAGGGGGAGTGAGATCTGTGAG GCTATGGAATCGAACAAGGCAGACTGGGATACTCTTTTTGAGAcatttccctttttcgaagcttATAATAATTATCTACAAATTGACATCAGTGCAAAAAATGCTGATGATTCTAGAAATTGGAAAGGTTGGGTGGAATCTCGTCTACGTCAGCTAACATTGAAG ATTGAGAGGCACACTTACAACATGCTTCAGTGTCACCCCCACACTGGTGGTTTTTCAGACAAATCCAAACCTTTTCATTGTAGCTACTTTATGGGTTTGCAAAGAAAACAAGGAGTTTCTGCGAATGAAGGTGGAATCTTTGATATAAGGGCAACTGTTGACGAGTTTAAACAGGCAGTGAACGTGTATACTTTGTGGAAGCCCGGAATGGAGATCCGTGTATGCCatgtaaaaaagaaaaacataCCTGATTTTGTGTTCCCTGCTGGAGTTTGTCCGCCCTGCCCATCCAAGTTAGCTAGAGCTTTGGAACTAAAGGCTTCGTCTGGACGCAAGAGAAAGCGACCTGATAATGATGTTGAAAACAAGACAAGTGTAAACTCTGTGGCCCCCTTTGGTGGGGATGTTCTTGACACAAGCTCCCCCACTAGTACCGCAAACATCCCATCTCAGAATGGCAACCACAACAGTGAAGTATCATCATCAAGCAGTTTGCCAACCAAAACTTCACTAGAAATTGTTGCTCATGCATCAAGTTCTATTGTAGCAGAGAAGATGGATATTGAAGAAGTCATGCTGGGCTCATATGCTCCTCATCAAGCTGTGTTAGAAGAGCTTGAAGATGTTTTGGAACATAGAAATAAAGTGACGTGCGAGTCTTCTATGAAAAATGAGCCAGGCGTTCTGGTAACCTCGCTATGTGGAACTGGTTCATACTCTAATGGTGGCTTAGAGGAGCTTGAG CCTTCTGCACCAGTTTCAAAGGGATGTTATGCTTCTATCCCACAGCGAAAGCCTATCATAAG ATTAAGATTCACTTCCTTGGCTAAAACTATTACTTGA